A single genomic interval of Amblyomma americanum isolate KBUSLIRL-KWMA chromosome 11, ASM5285725v1, whole genome shotgun sequence harbors:
- the LOC144110188 gene encoding uncharacterized protein LOC144110188 gives MKVIFKVCCDPSKGATTSRPRSTSTSTALPPAVPSSVPRDDLLPSDRRRPWPSGAGSNATRPALPPGKASGTVAPTDGRTGTAAGRGPGDTPAPALARVPATTAAQQLGRPSRRRMCLWPTGSSLPRRPPRTETNRQTRQGLRMRSW, from the exons ATGAAGGTCATCTTCAAGGTCTGCTGCGACCCTAGCAAAG GCGCGACGACCTCCCGGCCGCGGTCGACATCTACGAGCACTGCGCTGCCGCCAGCCGTGCCCTCGTCGGTGCCACGCGACGACCTTCTGCCCTCGGACCGGCGACGGCCATGGCCAAGTGGCGCCGGCAGCAACGCGACGCGGCCCGCGCTCCCCCCCGGCAAGGCCTCGGGCACCGTGGCTCCAACCGACGGCCGTACCGGCACCGCTGCCGGGCGAGGACCCGGCGATACCCCCGCCCCGGCGCTGGCCCGTGTTCCCGCCACGACCGCCGCCCAACAGCTAGGCCGCCCATCAAGACGTAGGATGTGCCTGTGGCCGACGGGAAGCAGTCTTCCAAGAAGACCGCCA AGAACCGAGACAAATCGCCAAACGAGACAAGGCCTAAGAATGAGGAGCTGGTGA